The nucleotide sequence CGACTTCGAAGTAAATGCGCAATCGATTAAGAAAATTGAAGAATATTGTGATGAACTGCTCATTCATGCAGTTGATGTAGAAGGTAAACGCAGTGGGATGCAGGAAGATTTAGTCCGTGATTTGGCGGAATGGACATCGATTCCAACAACATATGCTGGAGGTGTACGTTCAATTGATGATTTGAAAAAATTCGAATCACTTTCAAATGGCAAATTGCATGTAACAATCGGCAGCGCCCTTTCCATCTTCGGCGGTGACCTGGACTTCCAAACAGTAGTGAATTATTGCGAAGGTATTGAATAACCTGCACTTTTCAATGAATTCCGTAAGAACAGACATAACAAAAACCCATTTTTCCTTCAAAGAAAAATGGGTTTATTTCTATACACTGCATTTTACATATTGAACATGAGACGTTTTGCGATCATCTGGAACTCTTCCGGACCGATTCCCGGTGCAAACTCTTCCGGCAATTCATCCAGATCCGGCATCTTAGCACCTTTTGGCGTGCCCTCTTCCACAATAAGCGGGGCATTCGTTAACGGATGCGGCCCTTTCCAGATTTTATTTATATCCTGATAATCCCCTACGTAATTCCATGTAAATAATACATTTCCATAGCCACGCTCTTCATATTTTCTTGCGTGGTCAAATACATGATTGTCAAGGCTAGGAATCGGAAGCATCCGTGTTACATCCACACCCGTCGCCATTTCCAGCGCTTTTGCATAGGCAACAACATGTGTTCCGCCGCGCACTAGTAAATAGCCAATCATTTCACGGGCTGTCGGATGATCCGTCATTTCATAAACACGCATTTTATGTGTCCGCGCTCCGCATTCCAAGAAGAAATTATGCAGCAAGTCGAGCACTAGATTCCCGCTGGAAAATACGTATTCCCCATTCCAAGGTTTCCCCATCGAATCTACAGGTAAAGCTGTCTGCGCAGAAGCGATAAAGCTCTGCGTATTACGCATATTTTTGGCGTTCATCATCGGTCCCAGATTTGGGTTCCCGGAAAACGTCGTATCTTTGCTGAGTAAATTGATTGTAGTCGCTACAAGTTCCACATGCCCAAACTCTTCTGCTGTAATACTCGCAACTAAATCATAAAAAGGCTTTAATTTCTTTTTCCCGCGGAAATTGAATGACTGATACATATAGTTATTCAAAGTGGACATTTCGCCAAATTTCCCGCCTAATAATTCTTGTACTGCACTTGCAGCGTTTGCGTCTCCATATTCAACCTGTGGTAAATCTATAAGTAATC is from Solibacillus isronensis and encodes:
- a CDS encoding manganese catalase family protein encodes the protein MFQRVNRLLIDLPQVEYGDANAASAVQELLGGKFGEMSTLNNYMYQSFNFRGKKKLKPFYDLVASITAEEFGHVELVATTINLLSKDTTFSGNPNLGPMMNAKNMRNTQSFIASAQTALPVDSMGKPWNGEYVFSSGNLVLDLLHNFFLECGARTHKMRVYEMTDHPTAREMIGYLLVRGGTHVVAYAKALEMATGVDVTRMLPIPSLDNHVFDHARKYEERGYGNVLFTWNYVGDYQDINKIWKGPHPLTNAPLIVEEGTPKGAKMPDLDELPEEFAPGIGPEEFQMIAKRLMFNM